One Streptomyces sp. NBC_00223 genomic window carries:
- a CDS encoding SAM-dependent methyltransferase: MSLRHHEIAESGHRILNPYTEEKLMLLGDVCRLREGQQQLDLACGKGEMLARWAERYGTGGLGIDLSEVFLTAARERVDELGVADRVRFERGDAAKHRAEPGSFDIVSCVGATWIGDGLTGTIELLRPALRPGGLMLIGEPYWAEPAPEEAYEAVGAEPDDFTSLVGTLDRFEAAGMELVEMVLADGDSWDRYAAEKWRAISDWLRSVPADHPDAADMREFLDHDRRSHLAYLRRYLGWGVFVLREA; the protein is encoded by the coding sequence ATGAGCCTGCGCCACCACGAGATCGCCGAATCCGGCCATCGCATCCTGAACCCGTACACCGAGGAGAAGTTGATGCTCCTCGGCGACGTCTGCCGGCTGCGGGAGGGACAGCAGCAGCTCGATCTCGCCTGCGGCAAGGGCGAGATGCTCGCCCGCTGGGCCGAGCGCTACGGGACCGGCGGCCTCGGGATCGACCTCAGCGAGGTGTTCCTGACCGCCGCCCGCGAGCGGGTCGACGAGCTGGGCGTCGCCGACCGGGTGAGGTTCGAGCGGGGCGACGCGGCCAAGCACCGGGCTGAACCCGGCTCCTTCGACATCGTGTCCTGCGTCGGCGCCACCTGGATCGGCGACGGCCTCACCGGGACGATCGAGCTGCTGCGGCCCGCGCTGCGCCCGGGCGGGCTGATGCTGATCGGCGAGCCGTACTGGGCCGAGCCCGCGCCGGAGGAGGCGTACGAGGCGGTCGGCGCGGAACCGGACGACTTCACGTCGCTGGTCGGCACGCTCGACCGGTTCGAGGCGGCCGGAATGGAGCTGGTCGAGATGGTGCTCGCCGACGGCGACAGCTGGGACCGTTACGCCGCCGAGAAGTGGCGGGCGATCTCCGACTGGCTGCGTTCGGTCCCCGCCGACCACCCCGACGCGGCCGATATGCGGGAGTTCCTCGACCACGACCGCCGGTCCCATCTCGCCTACCTGCGCCGCTACTTGGGCTGGGGCGTGTTCGTCCTGCGGGAGGCGTGA
- a CDS encoding penicillin acylase family protein: protein MPLRTPRRIGTLRTAAAAALLALGATLVAPGPLAAHAADSTADYCAGQCADILPPGENGNATLADILANKVLGTRPSHTMDQLGPYSSLASGYQGLTDATITKFFNNSSFGVPSNQVASVTSPRSDVTITRDKATGVPHIKGTTRSGTEFGAGYAAGQDRLWLMDLFRHVGRGQLSSFAGGAAANRGLEQEFWRQAPYTEADLQAQIDWLSTSAGPRGQQALADAQAYIDGINAYITASKSGRYFPGEYVLTGHMDAITNAGTIAPFQLTDLIALASVVGALFGTGGGGEVESALSLLAAQQKYGVTQGAQVWESFRERDDPEATSTVHDGTSFPYAGRPADPQGEALPDPGSVVAEPLVYDATGGATQATTKSAGVLPANLFSAPRKGMSNALVVSGAHTASGHPVAVFGPQTGYFAPQLLMLQELQGPGISARGASFAGLGMYVELGRGQDYAWSATSASQDVTDTYAVELCQDSTHYLYHGDCVPMEKLERTNSWQPTTADSTAAGSYRMQVWRTAYGPVEYRATVGGKPVAYTQLRSSYRHEADSIIGFQMLNDPGVVHDAASFEQAAQNINYTFNWFYADSRQTAYYNSGTNPVRADGVDASFPVWARAAYDWRGWNPTDNTADYTPPSQHPQSVDQDYYVSWNNKQAPGYTAAGFGDGSVHRADLLEDRVKALVQAGGVTRSALAKAMEDAALTDLRGEDVLPELLQVIGTAPVTDSQEATAVQQLTAWSTAGAKRRETSAGSHTYANADAVRVMDAWWPLLIQGEFQPGLGTGLYNALSADLTVDESPSAGHGPTGSHAGSSFQYGWWSYADKDLRRVLGRSVQGPLAQAYCGGGQLAACRDVLLSTLKQAAATSAATVYPGDDGGCSAGDQWCADSIVQRPLGGVTDDRISWQNRPTFQQVVEFPAHR, encoded by the coding sequence ATGCCACTGCGGACCCCACGGCGCATCGGTACGTTGAGAACGGCGGCGGCCGCCGCGCTACTGGCCCTCGGGGCCACCCTGGTGGCCCCCGGGCCACTGGCGGCGCACGCCGCGGACAGCACCGCCGACTACTGCGCCGGGCAGTGCGCGGACATCCTGCCGCCCGGCGAGAACGGCAACGCCACCCTCGCCGACATCCTCGCCAACAAGGTGCTCGGCACCCGCCCTTCGCACACCATGGACCAGCTCGGCCCGTACTCCTCGCTCGCGAGCGGCTACCAGGGCCTGACCGACGCCACGATCACCAAGTTCTTCAACAACTCGTCCTTCGGGGTGCCGTCCAATCAGGTCGCCTCGGTGACCAGCCCCCGTTCCGACGTGACCATCACCCGTGACAAGGCCACCGGCGTCCCGCACATCAAGGGCACCACCCGCTCCGGCACCGAGTTCGGCGCGGGGTACGCGGCCGGGCAGGACCGGCTGTGGCTGATGGATCTCTTCCGCCACGTCGGGCGCGGGCAGTTGTCCTCCTTCGCGGGCGGCGCGGCCGCCAACCGCGGCCTGGAGCAGGAGTTCTGGCGGCAGGCCCCGTACACCGAGGCCGACCTCCAGGCGCAGATCGACTGGCTGTCGACCTCGGCCGGCCCGCGCGGGCAGCAGGCGCTCGCCGACGCGCAGGCGTACATCGACGGCATCAACGCCTACATCACCGCCTCGAAGAGCGGCCGTTACTTCCCCGGCGAGTACGTGCTCACCGGTCATATGGACGCGATCACCAACGCGGGCACCATCGCGCCCTTCCAGCTCACCGACCTGATCGCGCTCGCCTCCGTGGTCGGCGCGCTCTTCGGCACCGGCGGCGGGGGAGAGGTGGAGTCGGCGTTGTCGCTGCTGGCCGCGCAGCAGAAGTACGGCGTCACCCAGGGCGCCCAGGTCTGGGAGTCCTTCCGCGAACGCGACGACCCCGAGGCGACCTCCACCGTCCACGACGGCACCAGCTTCCCGTACGCGGGCAGGCCGGCCGACCCGCAGGGCGAGGCGCTGCCCGACCCCGGCTCGGTCGTCGCGGAACCGCTCGTCTACGACGCGACCGGCGGCGCCACCCAGGCCACCACCAAGAGCGCCGGCGTACTGCCCGCGAACCTCTTCTCCGCGCCGCGCAAGGGCATGTCCAACGCCCTGGTGGTCAGCGGCGCCCACACCGCGAGCGGCCATCCGGTCGCCGTCTTCGGTCCGCAGACCGGCTACTTCGCGCCACAGCTGCTGATGCTCCAGGAGTTGCAGGGCCCGGGCATCAGCGCCCGAGGCGCGTCCTTCGCGGGCCTGGGCATGTACGTCGAGCTGGGCCGCGGCCAGGACTACGCGTGGAGCGCGACCTCCGCCTCCCAGGACGTCACCGACACCTACGCCGTCGAGCTGTGCCAGGACTCGACGCACTACCTCTACCACGGCGACTGCGTCCCGATGGAGAAGCTGGAACGTACCAACTCCTGGCAGCCCACCACCGCCGACTCCACCGCGGCGGGCTCGTACCGTATGCAGGTGTGGCGGACGGCGTACGGGCCGGTCGAGTACCGGGCCACGGTGGGTGGAAAGCCCGTCGCGTACACGCAGTTGCGCAGCTCCTACCGGCACGAGGCCGACTCGATCATCGGCTTCCAGATGCTCAACGACCCCGGTGTCGTCCATGACGCCGCCTCCTTCGAGCAGGCGGCGCAGAACATCAACTACACCTTCAACTGGTTCTACGCCGACTCCCGGCAGACCGCCTACTACAACAGCGGCACCAACCCCGTGCGGGCGGACGGTGTGGACGCCTCCTTCCCGGTCTGGGCGCGGGCCGCGTACGACTGGCGGGGCTGGAACCCGACCGACAACACCGCCGACTACACGCCGCCTTCGCAGCATCCGCAGTCGGTCGACCAGGACTACTACGTGTCCTGGAACAACAAGCAGGCGCCCGGGTACACCGCGGCCGGTTTCGGCGACGGCTCGGTGCACCGCGCCGATCTGCTGGAGGACCGGGTCAAGGCGCTGGTCCAGGCGGGCGGGGTGACCCGCTCCGCGCTCGCCAAGGCCATGGAGGACGCTGCCCTGACCGACCTGCGGGGCGAGGACGTGCTGCCCGAACTCCTCCAGGTGATCGGCACCGCCCCCGTGACCGACTCCCAGGAGGCCACCGCCGTACAGCAGTTGACGGCCTGGAGCACGGCGGGCGCCAAACGCCGTGAGACGTCCGCCGGTTCGCACACGTACGCCAACGCGGACGCGGTACGGGTGATGGACGCGTGGTGGCCGCTGCTGATCCAGGGCGAGTTCCAGCCGGGTCTCGGCACCGGGCTGTACAACGCGCTGAGCGCCGACCTCACCGTCGACGAGTCGCCCTCGGCCGGCCACGGGCCGACCGGATCGCACGCGGGCAGCTCCTTCCAGTACGGCTGGTGGAGCTACGCGGACAAGGATCTGCGGCGGGTGCTCGGCCGGTCCGTACAGGGGCCGCTGGCCCAGGCGTACTGCGGCGGCGGGCAGTTGGCCGCATGCCGCGACGTACTGCTGTCCACCCTGAAGCAGGCGGCGGCCACTTCGGCGGCCACGGTCTACCCCGGCGACGACGGCGGCTGCTCGGCCGGCGACCAGTGGTGCGCCGACTCGATCGTCCAGCGGCCGCTGGGCGGGGTCACGGACGACCGGATCAGCTGGCAGAACCGCCCGACCTTCCAGCAGGTCGTGGAGTTCCCCGCGCACAGGTGA
- a CDS encoding AraC family transcriptional regulator, protein MDLLYDHLVRARATGAVFARTVAEPPWGLRLGGSIQLAVHTVVRGRGYLWLDTPGSAVELSPGTVALVRGGPDHHIGHEPGADCLEPEEFRARHAQAGPGDNPNATVFLCGAYQFSGDVGSGLLDALPQIMTLSAAIDDPLRDVITLLSRELVRTEPAQRIVLDRLLDLLLVLAIRSDFRRSATAPRWYRASGDPRLGAALEALHGNAAHPWTVTELAEISGLSRAAFARAFRDALGQAPMRYLTEWRMTLARDHLRADDLSLAQVAEAVGYGSPFAFAAAFRRRHGDPPGAWRQRERAAAGARPLTTHPGS, encoded by the coding sequence ATGGACCTTTTGTACGATCATCTGGTGCGGGCGCGTGCCACCGGCGCCGTCTTCGCGCGGACGGTCGCCGAGCCGCCGTGGGGACTGCGATTGGGCGGCTCGATCCAGCTCGCGGTGCACACGGTCGTACGCGGGCGGGGATATCTGTGGCTGGACACCCCCGGGAGCGCGGTGGAGCTCTCCCCGGGAACGGTCGCTCTGGTGCGCGGTGGGCCGGACCACCACATCGGGCACGAGCCGGGCGCCGACTGCCTGGAACCCGAGGAGTTCCGGGCCCGGCACGCCCAGGCGGGCCCGGGCGACAACCCGAACGCGACGGTGTTCCTGTGCGGCGCCTACCAGTTCTCCGGCGATGTCGGCAGCGGACTGCTCGACGCGCTGCCGCAGATCATGACCCTCTCGGCGGCGATCGACGATCCCCTGCGGGACGTGATCACCCTGCTCTCACGTGAGCTGGTCCGTACCGAACCGGCCCAGCGGATCGTGCTCGACCGCCTTCTGGACCTGCTTCTCGTGCTGGCCATCCGCAGCGACTTCCGCCGCAGCGCGACCGCACCGCGCTGGTACCGGGCGTCAGGGGACCCGAGGCTGGGCGCCGCGCTGGAGGCCCTGCACGGGAACGCGGCCCACCCCTGGACGGTCACCGAACTCGCCGAGATCAGCGGCCTGTCCCGGGCCGCCTTCGCGCGGGCCTTCCGGGACGCGCTCGGCCAGGCGCCCATGCGGTACCTGACCGAATGGCGGATGACGCTGGCCCGCGACCACCTGCGCGCCGACGATCTCAGCCTGGCCCAGGTCGCCGAGGCCGTCGGCTACGGTTCGCCCTTCGCCTTCGCGGCGGCCTTCCGCCGCCGACACGGCGATCCGCCCGGAGCCTGGCGTCAGCGGGAAAGGGCAGCCGCGGGCGCCCGTCCGCTCACCACGCACCCCGGTTCTTGA
- a CDS encoding NmrA family NAD(P)-binding protein: MSNEAPTALVLGGTGRTGSLLAGKLARGGIATRTASRRGADVRFDWDDPATHADALAGVDRLYLVTPVLRVGYADQVAGFLDLAEAAGVRHVTFLSTYNADRAPRGIDIAAVEAGLAARRTVTHSVLRPAWVMQNFADDHIPVVDGVITVPSGGGTEAFVDADDIAAVAAETLLDPAAHAGARYTLTGPRALGFGEVADIIAAVSGRPVRHQDIDQEAWISGALAAGVPADYAVMLRWLTGAVIAGDGSKPTDDIEQVTGRPPTSFREFAERNAHVWTLEEK, translated from the coding sequence ATGAGCAATGAAGCACCCACCGCACTCGTCCTGGGCGGCACCGGCAGGACCGGCTCACTGCTGGCCGGGAAGCTCGCCCGAGGAGGAATCGCCACCCGTACCGCGTCCCGCCGCGGGGCCGACGTCCGATTCGACTGGGACGACCCGGCCACCCACGCGGACGCCCTGGCCGGCGTGGACCGGCTCTACCTGGTGACCCCCGTCCTGCGCGTCGGATACGCCGACCAGGTCGCCGGCTTCCTGGATCTCGCCGAGGCCGCCGGCGTACGCCACGTCACCTTCCTGAGCACCTACAACGCCGACCGGGCTCCGCGGGGCATCGACATCGCCGCCGTCGAGGCCGGCCTCGCCGCCCGGCGGACCGTCACCCACTCGGTCCTGCGCCCCGCGTGGGTGATGCAGAACTTCGCCGACGACCACATCCCGGTCGTCGACGGGGTGATCACGGTCCCGAGTGGCGGGGGCACGGAAGCCTTCGTCGACGCGGACGACATCGCGGCCGTCGCGGCCGAGACGCTGCTGGACCCCGCCGCCCACGCCGGGGCGCGGTACACGCTCACCGGCCCGCGGGCCCTGGGCTTCGGCGAGGTCGCCGACATCATCGCCGCTGTGAGCGGGCGCCCGGTCCGCCACCAGGACATCGACCAGGAAGCCTGGATCAGCGGCGCACTCGCCGCGGGCGTCCCCGCGGACTACGCGGTGATGCTGCGCTGGCTCACCGGCGCCGTCATCGCCGGTGACGGTTCGAAGCCCACCGACGACATCGAGCAGGTCACCGGCCGACCGCCGACCTCCTTCCGCGAGTTCGCCGAGCGCAACGCCCACGTCTGGACCTTGGAGGAGAAATGA
- a CDS encoding nuclear transport factor 2 family protein yields the protein MSRTVGDDAPFGANSPFFRIIAEGLRGLVDGDDYFDLLAEDVVFEYVISVPGYPRRVEGRQNIVDLYRDYGDYMALSGADNLRVHRDPETSVVVLEYEVHGTSVLTGRPYDNRFVSVVTVKDRKVTHWRDYLDPVAVFDAAGWPQGGH from the coding sequence ATGAGCAGGACCGTCGGTGACGACGCCCCCTTCGGCGCGAACAGCCCGTTCTTCCGGATCATCGCGGAGGGGCTGCGCGGCCTGGTCGACGGTGACGACTACTTCGACCTCCTCGCCGAGGACGTGGTCTTCGAGTACGTGATCTCCGTGCCGGGATACCCCCGGCGGGTCGAGGGGCGGCAGAACATCGTCGACCTCTACCGCGACTACGGCGACTACATGGCGCTGTCCGGCGCGGACAACCTCCGTGTGCACCGGGACCCCGAGACCTCGGTGGTCGTCCTGGAGTACGAAGTGCACGGCACGTCGGTCCTGACCGGCCGCCCCTACGACAACCGCTTCGTCTCCGTCGTCACCGTCAAGGACCGCAAGGTGACGCACTGGCGTGACTATCTGGACCCTGTCGCGGTGTTCGACGCGGCCGGCTGGCCGCAGGGCGGCCACTGA
- a CDS encoding SDR family oxidoreductase, protein MEALRGARVVVTGAGGGIGAALARRFTAEGARVAVNDLDADAARAVADEIGAAVVPGDASGIVPAARTALGGGVDVFCANAGVGTGGGPETEDAAWELAWDVNVMSHVRAARALLPEWLERGQGRFVSTVSAAGLLTMIGAAPYSVTKHGALAFAEWLSLTYRHRGVRVHAVCPQGVRTAMLASTGVAGDLVLAPGAIEPEDVAEAVIEGIAADRFLILPHPEVADYHRTRAADPERWLGGMNRLQRTYEELEEARARAAESGGP, encoded by the coding sequence GTGGAAGCGCTGCGCGGCGCCCGGGTGGTCGTCACCGGGGCCGGGGGCGGCATCGGCGCCGCCCTGGCCCGCCGCTTCACCGCCGAGGGCGCCCGCGTGGCGGTCAACGACCTCGACGCCGACGCCGCCCGCGCGGTCGCCGACGAGATCGGCGCCGCGGTCGTCCCCGGCGACGCCTCGGGCATCGTGCCCGCCGCCCGTACCGCGCTCGGCGGCGGCGTCGACGTCTTCTGCGCCAACGCGGGCGTCGGCACCGGCGGCGGCCCGGAGACCGAGGACGCGGCCTGGGAACTGGCCTGGGACGTCAACGTGATGAGCCATGTCCGCGCCGCCCGCGCCCTGCTGCCCGAGTGGCTGGAGCGCGGGCAGGGCCGTTTCGTGTCCACCGTCTCCGCGGCCGGCCTGCTGACGATGATCGGCGCGGCACCGTACTCCGTGACCAAGCACGGCGCCCTGGCCTTCGCGGAGTGGCTGTCGCTCACCTACCGGCACCGCGGCGTCCGGGTGCACGCCGTGTGCCCGCAGGGCGTCCGCACCGCGATGCTCGCCTCGACCGGCGTGGCGGGCGACCTCGTCCTCGCCCCCGGCGCCATCGAACCCGAGGACGTCGCCGAGGCGGTGATCGAGGGCATAGCGGCGGACCGCTTCCTGATCCTGCCGCACCCCGAGGTGGCCGATTACCACCGCACCCGCGCCGCCGACCCCGAACGCTGGCTCGGCGGCATGAACCGCCTTCAACGGACGTACGAGGAGCTGGAGGAGGCCCGGGCCCGGGCGGCGGAGAGCGGCGGACCGTAA
- a CDS encoding TetR/AcrR family transcriptional regulator produces the protein MARNATGGGSAGGGGTGAGAGAGTGAATGAGTGVATGVPERLLAEATRLFAERGYDRTSVQEIVEAAGVTKGALYHYFGSKDDLLYEIYGRVLRLQTERLDAIVARAAAVPDRLAAAAADVVVTSIENLDDTKIFFRSMHQLSPGKQKAVRAERRRYHETFRALIEEGQRDGHFRTELRAELVADYFFGSVHHLGIWYHAEGPLSADQVATEFSDLLLHSVRRH, from the coding sequence ATGGCACGCAACGCGACGGGCGGCGGCAGCGCGGGCGGCGGCGGTACGGGGGCGGGCGCCGGTGCCGGTACGGGCGCGGCCACCGGGGCTGGTACGGGCGTGGCCACCGGGGTGCCGGAGCGGCTGCTGGCCGAGGCCACCCGGCTCTTCGCCGAACGCGGCTACGACCGCACCTCCGTACAGGAGATCGTCGAGGCGGCCGGTGTCACCAAGGGCGCCCTCTACCACTACTTCGGCTCCAAGGACGATCTGCTCTACGAGATCTACGGCCGGGTGCTGCGCCTCCAGACCGAGCGCTTGGACGCCATCGTCGCGCGCGCCGCCGCCGTGCCCGACCGGCTCGCCGCGGCCGCCGCGGACGTGGTCGTCACCAGTATCGAGAACCTGGACGACACCAAGATCTTCTTCCGTTCCATGCACCAGCTCAGCCCCGGGAAGCAGAAGGCGGTACGGGCCGAACGCCGCCGCTACCACGAGACGTTCCGCGCGCTGATCGAGGAGGGGCAGCGCGACGGCCACTTCCGTACCGAACTGCGGGCCGAACTCGTCGCCGACTACTTCTTCGGCTCCGTGCACCACCTCGGCATCTGGTACCACGCGGAAGGTCCGCTCTCCGCCGACCAGGTCGCCACCGAGTTCTCCGACCTGCTGCTGCACTCGGTGCGGCGGCACTGA
- a CDS encoding NADPH:quinone oxidoreductase family protein — protein sequence MKAWRVHENGEPRDVMRLDDVPPPEPGPGEVLLRVRAANVNFPDAMLCRGTYQIRPPLPFTPGVELCGEVTALGEGVTGLEAGARVITTAALPGGAFAQYAVVPAEGVFPAPESLDDAAAAALHIGYQTGWFGLHRRAALRPGETLLVHAAAGGVGSAAVQLGKAAGATVIGVVGGPEKAEAARKLGADIVVDRYAEDFVAVVKEATAGRGANVVYDPVGGEAYTRSTKCVAFEGRIVVVGFTSGTVPAPGLSHALVKNYAILGLHWGLYRAHDPVSVRHAHDELSRLVAEGEIAPLISERVPLAGAADAVQRVADGVTVGRVVVLA from the coding sequence GTGAAGGCATGGCGCGTGCACGAGAACGGCGAGCCGCGGGACGTCATGCGGCTCGACGACGTCCCCCCGCCCGAGCCGGGCCCCGGCGAGGTGCTGCTGCGGGTCAGGGCGGCGAACGTCAACTTCCCCGACGCGATGCTCTGCCGCGGCACGTACCAGATCCGGCCGCCGCTGCCGTTCACGCCCGGCGTCGAGCTGTGCGGCGAGGTCACCGCGCTCGGCGAGGGCGTCACCGGGCTCGAAGCCGGCGCCCGGGTCATCACGACGGCGGCGCTGCCCGGCGGGGCGTTCGCGCAGTACGCGGTCGTGCCGGCCGAGGGCGTGTTCCCCGCGCCCGAGTCGCTGGACGACGCGGCGGCCGCGGCGCTGCACATCGGCTACCAGACCGGCTGGTTCGGCCTCCACCGCAGGGCGGCCCTGCGGCCGGGCGAGACACTGCTCGTGCACGCCGCCGCGGGCGGGGTCGGCAGCGCGGCCGTCCAACTGGGCAAGGCCGCGGGGGCGACGGTCATCGGGGTCGTCGGCGGCCCGGAGAAGGCCGAGGCGGCGCGGAAGCTGGGCGCGGACATCGTGGTCGACCGGTACGCGGAGGACTTTGTGGCCGTCGTCAAGGAGGCGACCGCCGGGCGCGGCGCGAACGTCGTCTACGACCCGGTGGGCGGCGAGGCGTACACCCGCTCCACGAAGTGCGTGGCCTTCGAGGGGCGGATCGTGGTGGTCGGCTTCACCAGCGGGACGGTTCCGGCGCCGGGGCTCAGTCACGCGCTCGTCAAGAACTACGCGATCCTCGGGCTGCACTGGGGGCTTTATCGGGCGCACGATCCCGTGAGCGTGCGGCACGCTCACGACGAGCTCAGCCGGCTCGTGGCGGAGGGGGAGATCGCGCCGCTGATCAGTGAGCGGGTCCCTCTGGCGGGGGCGGCGGACGCGGTCCAGCGCGTTGCCGACGGCGTGACGGTCGGCCGCGTCGTCGTTCTCGCGTAG